The sequence below is a genomic window from Rhodanobacteraceae bacterium.
GCGTCAGCGCAATCTCCTCGGCGTGCGGCTGGATCGCCAGCGGGGCGGCATAGGTCTGGTGCCCGCTCTTGGCCGCGCGCGCCAGCTGGTAGGCGACGATCTCGTCCATCCGCACGACCTGCTCCAGGCCGCCGGCGCGCATCTTTGCGGGGTCAGACTCGTTCTCGAACAGGCCGCGCATCACCGCCAGCGGCGTCTTCAGGCTGTGCGCCAGATCGCCCAGGGTATTGCGGTAGCGCCGCAGGTGCTCGCGCTCGCTCTTGATGAAGTCGTTGAGTCCACGGGTCAGCGCCGACAGTTCCAGCGGATAGTGCCCCGGGAGCTGTTCGGACTCGCCGCGCTCGACCAACGCCAGGTCGCGCGCGACCGCGCGCAGCGGGCGCAGGCTCCATACCAGCAGCAGCGCCTGGAACAGCAACAGCAGCAGGCCCAGACCACCGAGCACCACCCACATGGTTTCGCGGAAGGCGCGGATCTGGCGCCGCACCGAGGACTGGCGCTCGCCGACATTGATGGTCACGCGCACATCCTTGCCGGAGGGCGAACGCGCCTCGAACAGCACCCCCATGCTCAGCATGTAGAAGCCGCCGCGGGTGCTGGTGGGCACCTTGAAGCTCATCTCGCCGGGCTTGAGCGCGTCTTCGAAGGGCAACTCGCGATCCAGCGCGGACGGCGATTCCCAGCGGAAGTTCTCGGCGTAAATCGAGGCCACCAGGTCCGAGCCCGGACGGTCCAGCCGTGGTTCGGGCAGGAACTCCGGAACCAGCACCTCACCCCGCACCGAGGTGTCGGTCCGTGCGAGGAAGGAATAGGCCACCGACTGCAGGCGCTCGCGCAGCACCGAGTAGGCCCACTGCTCGAAGGCTCGCTCCAGCGCATAACCGGTCAGCCCGATGAAGGCCGCCAGCACCAGGCTCGCCGCCAGCAGCGAGCGCGCAGCCAGCGAGAACTGGCGGCGGGTGGTCATGGGGCGGCCAGCCCCGGAGCCAGGCCGCGGTCATGCGGCGCGGATATTGAGGGCACGAGGGCATGAGGGCACGAGGGCACGTGAAAGCCGGCGCTCGCACTGGGCGGCTCTTGCGTGCCCTCGTGCCCTCGTGCCCTCGTGCCCTCCAACGAAAAAGACGCGGCCGGCATCACACCATCCGTCGCTAGCCGCGTCCCCACGCCCGCCCTCAGGACGTCCGCGGGATCGAGAAGCGGTAGCCGCGGCCGCGCACGGTCTCGATCGGCTTCAGCTCGCCGTCCGGATCCAGCTTCTTGCGCAAGCGGCCGATGAAGACCTCGATGACATTGCTGTCGCGGTCGAAGTCCTGCTCGTAGATGTGCTCGGTCAGGTCGCTCTTCGAGACCAGCTCGCCGGCGTGCAGGATCAGGTACTCGAGCACCTTGTACTCGTAGCTGGTCAGGTCCACCGAGGTGTCGTTGACCGTCACCGATTGCGCCGTGGTGTCGAGCTTGACCGGACCGCATTCGAGCAGCGGCTTGCTCCAGCCGGCGCTGCGTCGCACCAGCGCGTTCATGCGCGCCAGCAACTCCTCGATGTGGAAGGGCTTGACCAGGTAGTCGTCGGCGCCGCACTTCAGGCCCTCGACCTTGTCCTCCCAGCTGCCGCGGGCAGTCAGGATCAGGATCGGGTAGCGGCGGCCGGACTCGCGCAGGCGCTTGACCACTTCCAGGCCGGGCAGCTTGGGCAGGCCGAGATCGACGATGGCGACGTCGAAAGGCACCTCCTTGCCCATGTACACGGCCTCGTCGCCGTCGGCCGCGGTGTCCACCGCGAATCCTTCGCGCTGCAGGCGCGCAGCCAGGGTTTCGCGCAACGGGGCTTCGTCTTCTACCAACAGCACGCGCATGATTGACTCCTCGTCGGGTGTCTCAGGCCGGGATCTGGAAAATGCGGACACGCCCGTCTGGCATCAGAACCTTGATGCGGTAGACGACCGTCCCGCGGGTACGGATGGTGTCGGCTGCCAGCACCTTGCCGCGGGTCTCGCGCTCCACCTGCTCGATCGCTTCCTTCAGCGTCGCGGCGGCGAGCGGCGAGGCCGACAGCCACAGGCAGGCAGCGATGAGGATGGGGCGGAAGATCGACTTCATGCGCTGCCGGGGCCGGGCTGATCCTGTTCATCATAGTCGGCACGCAGGGGAATGTTCAGCATTTCCCTTGGCGACGGGTGACGGTATCCGCATCCTTGCAGGCCGTGGTCTGACTGAACCTGAACGAGCAAGCTGAATGAATCCGGATTTCACCCTGCGCCTGGCCCAGCCGGACGAAGCGCCGATGCTGTCCGCGCTGATGACCGAGACCTTCCTGGCTGCCTACGGCCACGTCGCCCCGGCCGACAGCCTGGAGCGCCACATCGCGCGCAGCTACGCAGCATCGATGATCGGCGAGCGGATCGCGGCGAAGCAGATCGAGGTCCATGTGCTGGAAACCGGCGATGGCCGCGATGCCGGCTATGTGCAGCTCGGCCTGGCCGTGCCGGCGCCGCAGCAGCTGGCCGGCCGGCGGACGCTGGAAGTGCAGCGCTGCTACATGCGCCCCGAGTACATCGGCGCCGGCGGCTCCGGGCAATTGATCGCGCAGGCGCAGCAGCGCGCGGTGGCACTGGGCCGCGAAGCGGTGCACCTGTCGGTCTACCAGCTGGCGCCGCGCGCGGTGCGCTTCTACGAAAAACACGGATTCCGCCGCGCGGCGGCGATCAAGTACTACATCGACCACGTCGAGTTCGACGACTGGCTGATGGTGTGGGAATCCCCTGGGGAAGCTCAGTAGCGCAGCAATCGGCGCGGCTTCCACGGCAGCCGTCCGCGCCAGTACTGGATCATCATGAAGCCGGTGGCGAGGCCGCCCAGGTGCGCGAAATGCGCGACGCCGCTGGCGCTTGCGGCCACGCCCATGCTCAGTTCCAGCACCGCGAACAGGATCACCAGGGTGCGCGCCTTCATCGGGATCGGCGGGAACAGCGGCATCACGATGCGGTTGGGGAACATCATGCCGAAGCCCAGCAGCACGCCGTAGACGCCGCCGGAGATGCCGACCGTGGGATAGGGCTCGCCGCTCAAGGACGCGACCGCCAGCTGCGCGATGCCGGCGCCGACGATGGCCACCAGCACGTAGAGCAGGAAGGGCCGGCTGCCCCAGAAGCGCTCGAGGTCGCGCCCGAACATCCAAAGACCCAGCGAATTGAAGAACAGATGCTCCGGGCCGCCGTGCAGGAAGCCGTAGCTGAGCAGCTGCCAGGGCATGAAATCCGGCCAGCCGCCGAGCGTCTGCGGCAGCGCGTGGTTGCCCAGCGGCCACAGCGCCAGGTGGACCACCAGCCAGCCCTGGCTGTCGATCATCTGCAAACCGAACATCGCACCGCAAACGACCAGCAGCGCGTAGGTGACAGGCGAGCCGTTCATCCGGGTTCCTGGTCGAAGTAGTCGGCCCACAATGCCGCATCCAGCGTGTCTGGCGACTGACGAACGGTTACCCGGCCGTTGTCGGCCACCTGGCAGCCTTCGGCGAGCAGGCGCTCGCGCTGGCGCCCAAAGCCCTCGCTGCCGGGGGGAAACGCAATGCAGCCGTTCGCGCGCACCACGCGATGCCAGGGCACTTTGCTGCCGTCGGCCAGTTGCGACAGCACCCGTGCCACCAGACGCGCGCGCTTCGGCAGCCCGGCGCGCGCGGCGACGACCCCATAGCCGGCCACCGCGCCGCGCGGAATCGCGCGCACCGCGGCCAGGATCGCCTCGGCAGCCGGGTCGGCGCTCATGTCGGCGGCGCCCGGTGCAAGACTGCTAGCATGGATGGCAACTGCATCACCCGGAATCACCCCGTGCACAATTTCGAAGACATCCGTTCGCATCTGGCCAGCCGCCAGAAGCTGACCCAGAACCAGCCTTTCGTGCTGAGTTTCGACCTCAGCCTGCCAGGCGGCCGCGTGCAGAGTCTATTCCTCGCCGACATCGAAACCGAAGACGGCCGCCGCGTGCTGCGCATGTCGACCCCGGTGGCGCCGCTCGCGCGGCTGCCGGCCGAGAAGTGTCTGCGCTTCAACTGGGCCCAGCGCGTGGGCTTCCTCGCGGTGGACGACCTCGACGGCGTGGCCTATGTGCACCTGTGCGAGAACCGCAGCTACGGCACCCTCGGAACCCGCGAGTTGGATCGCGTGTTGAACGAACTCGGCGAGTTGGCTGATGGGCTGGAGTCGCTGGTGTCGGCGGGCGAGGATCGGCTCTGAAGCTGGTGTTGGTATTGGTTGGTGGTGTTGGATGAGAGTACCGGTCGCCCCTGGCGGTGCGCTTATTCGCGCATCGAACTTCTTCGCGACCCGCGCCACTTTTCTTGTCCGCAAAGGACGCAAAGAACGCAAAGGAAGCGAAAGCGGCTTCCGCTCTTCTTTGCGTCCTTCGCGTCCTTTGCGGACAAACTGCTCTTCAGATCAATGAGTTATCGGCTGTTTGGTGAGAGTCCCGGTCGCCCCTGGCGGTGCGCTTATTCGCGCATCAACTGAGGGCACAGGCCACGGGGCACGAGGGCACGCAAGAGCCAGTTCGGTGCGAAGGAGCGCCTTTGCGTGCCCTCGTGCCCTCTTGCCCTCGTGCCCTCCGAATTTACCTTTTCTAAATCAATGCCTTGCGACATGTTCGGTGAGAGTTCCGGTCGCCCCTGGCGGTGCGCTTATTCGCGCATCGAACTTCTTCGCGACCCGCGCCACTCTTCTTGTCCGCAAAGGACGCAAAGAACGCAAAGGAAGCGAAAGCGGCTTCCGCTTCTTGCGTCCTTTGCGTCCTTTGCGGACAAACTGCTCTTCAGATCAATGAGTTATCGGATGTTCGGTGGAGTCCCGGTCGCCCCTGGCCGGTGCGCTTATTCGCGCTCGAACTGGAGGGCCGAGGCCGAGGCAAGGGGGGGGCACGCAAGAGCCGGTTCGGTGCGAAGGCGCGCCTTTGCGTGCCCTCGTGCCCTCTTGCCCTCGTGCCCTCGCCCCCTTCGAATTTACCTTTTCTAAATCAATGCCTTGCGACATGTTCGGTGAGAGTCCCGGTCGCCCCTGGCGGTGCGCTTATTCGCGCATCGAACTGGAGGGCACGAGGCCACGAGGGCACGAGGGCACGCAAGAGCCAGTTCGGTGCGAAGGAGCGCCTTTGCGTGCCCTCGTGCCCTCTTGCCCTCGTGCCCTCCGAATTTACCTTTTCTAAATCAATGCCTTGCGACATGTTTGGTGAGAGCCGGCGCGGGAAACTCTTGCCACTCCGCTGGAACCAACACCAACAACCCACACCAAGCTATCGGTGTTGGAGGCAAGCAGGCATGAGGAAACTCGCCGTGCACTGCTTTGAACAACACCAACACCAACAACCAACACCAAGCTACTGGTGGGGGTTGGAAGCAGGCCTCGGGGATCCGGCCACCGCCGCTTGAACCAACACCAACAACCAATACCAACACCATGCTTTAATGCAAGGCCGATCCAGGACGCTCGAAAGCGCCACTGATCCATGCCTCTGGAACTCCTGCTGCTGTTGGGCCTGGTCCTGCTCAACGGCTTCTTCGCGCTCAGCGAGATGGCGATCGTCACCTCGCGCAAGGCTCGTCTCAAACATCAGGCCGACAAGAGCCGCGCTGCGCGTGCGGCGCTGACGCTGGCCGAGCACCCGGAGAATTTTCTCTCGGCGGTGCAGATCGGCATCACCCTGGTCGGCATCCTGACCGGCGTGTTCAGCGGCTCGGCGATCGGCGGCCATATCGCCGAAGTCCTGAACGATTTCCCGCTGCTGGCCAAGTACGCCGAGCCGCTGGGCCTGGGCATCGCCGTGGTCGGGATCACCATCCTCAGCATCATTCTGGGCGAGCTGATGCCCAAGCGCCTGGCGCTGCTGGCGCCGGAGAAGATCGCGGTGATCGTCGGCCTGCCGATGCTGATCTTCAGCCGGCTCACGCATCCCTTCGTGGTGGTGCTGGCGGTGACCACGCGCACCTGCCTGCGTCTGCTCGGTGCACGCGGAGACAATGAGTCGAAGGTGACGGAAGAGGAGATCCGCCTGCTGGTGGCCGAGAGCGCCGAGCAGGGCGAGATCGAGGACATCGAGCGCAGCATGATCAACCGCGCGCTGCGCCTGTCCGATCGCACCGCCGAAAGCCTGATGACCCCGCGTAACCGCATCGCCTGGCTGGATGCCGAGGCGCCGCTGGTGGAGAACCTCGCGGTGATGCGCACCACGCCCTACTCCAGCTACCCGGTGATGCGCGGCAGCGACAAGGAAGTGCTCGGCGTGCTCCCGGTCAAGTCGCTGATCGACCGTATCGGCGCCGGCGGCCAGTTCGACCTGTTCAAGAAGCTCGAGAAGCCGCTGTACGTGCCGGAGTCGACGCGCGCGCTGAACCTGCTCAATGAGTTCCGCGATGCCGAGGCGCGGGTTGCGCTGGTGGTCGACGAATACGGCGACCTGCAGGGCCTGGTGACGCGCAATGACGTGCTCGCCGCGATCATCGGCGCCGCCGTGCACGACGGCGCACCGGTGCACGACGACGCCAAGATCGTGCGCCGCGCGGACGGCAGCTACCTGCTCGACGGCGCGCTCAAGATCGAGGATTTGCGCGACTTGCTCGAACTCGGCGCGCTGCCGGGCGAGGACGAACACGACTACCAGACCTTGGCCGGCATGCTGATCGCGGTCCTCGGACACATTCCGCAAGTCGCCGAGACCTACGACTTCGACGGCTACCGCTTTGAAGTGGTCGATCTCGACGGCGCGCGCGTCGACAAGGTGCTGGTGATGGGGATCGACCGCAAGGCGCCGGAACTGGCCTGAGGGCAGCTGAATCAGCTCAGTTCGGCCGCAACCGCAGCAGACTGTGCCCGAGGCCGATGCGATCGACCTGTTCCACCAGTTGCAGCCCGGACTCGCGCACCAGACCGAGGAAGTCCTCGCAGCGGTAGAAGCGCGAGTTGCCGTTGGCGAGGCAGGTGAAATACAGCGAGGTCGCATTCAGGCTGTAGGCGGCGGATTCGAAGCGCTGGCGGTCCGGGAACAACTCGACGATGCACACGGTCGCCTGATCCGGCATCGCCGCGCGCACGCGGCGCAGGATGGCCACCACCTGTTCCGGCGAGAAGCAGTCGAGGAACTGGCTCATCCAGTAGACGTCGCCGTCGGATGGCAGTGGCTGGCCAGGATCGAGCAGGTCGGCCGGGTGCGGCGTCACGCGACTGTCCATTCCGGCCGCGCGCGCATTGGCCATGGCGACATCGAGCTGCGGCGGCAGGTCGACCAGGGTCAGGTGCACCTGCGGGTCGAAGCTGCAGCAGCGCAGCGCGAAGCGCGCGGTGTTGGCGCCGATGTCGACGATCCGCCGCGGCTTGCACGCGAACACGCGCGGCAGCAGCTCGCCGAACGCACGGTCGCTGTAGTAGTGATCGAAGGCGAACCAGGCGCGGCGCGCGGCTTCAGGCAGTTGCGACAGGCCAGGGTAGATCGTTGGCCAGGGACCGAACTCCGCCAGTCCCGCCGGCGCGCCGTCGCGGATCGCCCGGGAAAGGTGCGCCAGCGGCCGCCAGCAGACATCTGCGGTAAAATCCATGTTGGCGCGGGTCATTCCGTCGTGCAGCAGGAACTGGCCCATCCGCGTCAGGCGGAAGCTGCCGTCGCGCTGGCAGACCACGCGCGCGCTGAGGCCCATGTCGAGAAGCACGCCGCAGCCATACGACGAGACGCCGCTGCGTTCGGCGATCTGCTCCAGGTCCAGGCCCACGTCCCCCGCGCCACCCAGCGCAGCAAGCAGGCCCAGGTCGCGCAGCGCCAGCGCTGCCTGGAAGGCGATCGGTGCGAAGGCCAGCCGGGTGGCGGCCTCCTTCGCCTCCAACGCGGACATCGGATCATCCTGGTACCACGCGGTCATCACGATCCTTGGACGTACCACTGACGTCGGGCATGCTAGCCCGGACATTTCGCGAGGTCGCGAGGAAATGGCTCGAATGGATGGTGGGGGGGGGGGGGGTGTGTGCGTTGCGCCCTGCGGTGGACGCCTCTTCCGCTGCCTCTTTTCCCCAGGCCCCCCTCACCCTCTCGCCTCGATCCCGGCGCAAAGCCCTTCGCGATCATCCGCGTGCCCCCACGACATGGCCGGGCTGATTCCATCGCCGCAGATGCCCGTCCCGCAATCCCCACCGCCGATGCGCTTCACCGTCGATGCGTGGTCGGCGTGGGCGCCGGGGCTGGCGGATGCGGACGCCTGGCGCGCCTGGGCGCGCGCGCCGTGGCGGCCGGTGGGCGAGGAGCGCCCGGACTTGCCGCAGTACCCGATGATGCTGCGCCGGCGCGCCGAGCGGCTGGCGCGGATGGCGCTGCACACGGTGTCCGGGGTGCGCGGCACGGCGCCCTGCCCGATGGTCTGGGCCTCGCACCGCGGCGAGACCCAGCGCGCGGTGCCATTGCTGCGCGAGCTCGCCGAGAGCGGCAGCGTGGCCCCCGGCCCGTTCAGCCTCTCGGTGCACAACGCAGTGTCCGCGCTGGAGTCCATCGCGCATGGCGACACCGGCAACTACATTGCGCTGGCGGCCGCGGGCGAGAGCGCCGAGCTGGCCGTGGTCGAGGCGCTGGGCCTGCTCGCCGACGGCCACGACGCGGTCATTGTCACCGTGTACGACGAGACCGTGCCCGACTGCTATCGCCCCTATGTGGACGATGCCGACGCGCCGTTCGCGTGGTCGTGGCGGGTGCGTCCGCGGGCGACGGGGCGGGATTCGAACTGGGCTGGGGAGGGAAGGGGCGGGGGCCCGGGGGCCGGGGGGGGGGGGGGGGCCCGGGGCGGGGGGGGGGTTTTTGGGTCCGGGCCCCGCGCGCGCAGGGGCCCGCTGGATGAATCCCGGCGCCGCACGCCCCCGACCACCTCCCACCCGCGCTGCGCGTCCTCGCCTTCTTCCTTTCCGACGCAGATACCCTGAGCCATGACGGATCGCATTGCCGCTGGACCTGGCGTCGTACTGCCTGATCCGGTCGACCGGCCCTGGCGGGTTCTCGCCACCGGCTTCTGCTTCGCCATGTTCGGGCTGGGCGGACTGCTGCTGCGCTTGCTGGTGTTCCCACCGCTGGCGCTGGCGGTGCGCGATCGCCGGCGCCGCGCGGAGCTGGCGCGCGCCGCGGTGCATCGCTGTTTCCGCGGCTTCATCGAGTTGATGCGCCTGAGCGGCGTGCTGCGCTACGAGATCGTCGGCCGCGAGCGCCTGGACCGGCGCGGCCTGCTGGTGCTGGCCAATCACCCGACCCTGATCGACGTGGTGTTCCTGATCTCGCTGATCGAACACGCCGTGTGCGTGGTCAAGGCGCCGCTGAAACGCAATCCCTTCACCCGCGGGCCGGTGCTCGGCGCCGGCTACATCTGCAACGACGATCCCGAGGGTGTGATCGAGGACTGCCGGCGGGCGCTGGACGAGGGCGGCAACCTGCTGGTCTTCCCCGAAGGCACGCGGACCGCCGAAGATGGCATCATCCGCCTGCGTCGCGGCGCCGCCCAGATCGCAGTGCGCTGCCGCCGCGACATCACCCCGGTGACCATCTCGTGCGTGCCGCGCAGCCTGACGCGCGCGATCCCGTGGTACGTGGTGCCGATACGCCCGATGCATTTCCGCATCCACGTACTGGACGATATCCCGATCGCCGCATACACCGGCGGCGACGAACCCGAAGCGCTGGCGGCACGCCGCCTGACGCAGGACCTGACCGACTATTTCTCGCGGGAGACCCAAGCCCATGCAGGCGCTTGAACTGGAGATCAAGGCGTTGATCATCGAGACCCTCGGTCTCGAGGACATGAAGCCCGAAGACATCGATACCGAGGCCCCGCTGTTCGTCGATGGCCTGGGGCTGGATTCGATCGACGCGCTGGACCTGGGGCTGGCGATCCAGCGCCGCTACGGCATCCACATGTCGGCCGATGCCGAAGAGACGCGCGCGCACTTCCGCAGCGTGCGCGCGCTGGCATCGCTGGTGGCGGCGCACCGCGCCTCGCCGGCGGGAGCGGCCTGATGACTCGCGACGAACTCTACGCCAAGCTGGTGGAGGTGCTGGAGCGCACCTTCGACATCGCGCCCGAGCGCATCCACCTGGACGCCAGGCTGGGCGAGGACCTCGACATCGACAGCATCGATGCGGTCGACCTGCTGGTCGAACTGAAGCAGATCACCGGCGTGCGCCTGCAGCCGGAGGCCTTCAAGTCGGTGCGCACGCTGCGCGATGTGCTCGACGCACTGGTGGCGCTGCTGCCGCAATGAGCGCGCGGCGCGCCACGCTCGCGGCCCTGCTGCTGGGCCTGCTGACGCTGGCCTATCCGCTGCTGGTCTACGCCAGCCTGCGCTGGTTCGAGCCGCGCTGGCTGGGCTTGCTGCTGCTCGCCATCGCCATCGCGCGCCTGGGCGGCGGCCGGCGCGATCCGCTCGCCTGGGCCACGGCAGCCCTGGCGCTGGCGCTTGCGCTGGTCGCCGGCTGGCTCAACCAGGCCTTGCCGGTGAAGCTCTACCCGGTGGCCGTGAACGCGATCATGCTGGCGCTGTTCGGGCTCAGCCTGTGGCAGCCGCCGAGCATGATCGAGCGCCTCGCGCGCCTCAAGGAACCCGAGCTGCCGCCGCACGCGGTGGCCTACACCCGCCGCGTGACCCAGGTCTGGTGCGGATTCTTCATGGTCAACGGCGCCATCGCGCTGTGGACCGCGCTGGCCGCGAGCGACGCCCAGTGGGCGCTGTACAACGGACTCATCGCCTACCTGCTGATGGGTGCGTTGTTCGCCGGCGAATGGCTGGTGCGCCAGCGGGTGCGCGCCCGGCATGCCTGAGACCATCGCCCTCGATACTCTTCTGCCGGCGCTGGCCAATCGCCCGCTGCTGGCCTGGCGCGGCGCGCACAGTGTCGGCGGACCTGCTTTCCTGGCGCGCGTCGGCGCCTGGCATCGCGCGCTCGACCTGCCCGCCGGCAGCACCCTGGCGCTGGTGCATGGCGATGCGATCGAGTTCGCCGCAGCCCTGTACGCGGCCTGGCTGCGCCGGCTGGTGGTACTGGTGCCGGGCGACACCCTGCCGGCCACCGTCGCGACCGTCGCCGCCGACGTGGCCGCCCTGGCCGGCGAGTTCGGCGCGGCCACGACCCACCCGCAGCCGCCCACGGACGCCGAACCGCTGCCGGCCGCGCTGCCGCTCGGCCTGGCGAGCCCCCTGGTGCTGCAGACCTCGGGCTCGACCGGCACACCGCTGCGGGTGCCCAAGACCCTGCGCCAGCTGGACGCCGAAGTACGCACGCTGGAGGCTTGCTTCGGCCATGCGCTCGGCAGCGCGCGGATCGCCGCCACGGTGTCGCACCAGCACATCTACGGCCTGCTGTTCCGCCTGCTCTGGCCGCTCGCCAGCGGGCGCGCTTTCGAGGCGCACGCGCATCCCTACCTGGAGTCCGTGGCGCCGCTGCTGGGCGAGGGTGCGACCGCGCTGGTGTCCAGCCCGGCGCACCTGAAGCGGCTGCCGGCGGGCATCGACTGGCATCCGGGCGGGCGCACGCTGTCGGCGCTGTTCTCCTCCGGCGGTCCGCTGGATGCACCCGCGGCGCAGGCGCTGCAGGCGGCGACCGGCGTGTTGCCGATCGAGGTCTGGGGCAGCACCGAGACCGGCGGTATCGGCTGGCGCCAGCAAGCGAGCAGCGATACGCCGTTCGCGCCGCTGCCCGGCGTGTCGCTGTCCGCGGATGAGCACGGCGCGCTGGTCCTGCGCTCGCCGCACCTCGCCAGCGAGGACTGGCAAAGGCTGGCCGATCGCGGCGACCTGGATCCGGATGGGCGGGTGCGCCTGCGCGGGCGCGACGACCGCATCGTCAAGATCGGCGAGAAGCGTGTTTCGCTCAGCGCCATCGAGCGCGCGGCGGCGGGCGGTCCGTGGCTGAACGAGGTGCGCCTGGTGGCGCTGCCCGGGGACCGGCTGCAGCTTGGTCTGGTGGGCGTGCCCAACGCTGCTGCGCGCGAGGTCCTGCTCAAGGCCGGCCGGCGCGCGCTGGCGGATGCGCTGCGCGCCGGACTGGCCGCGCACTGCGAGCGCGTGGCGCTGCCGCGGCGCTTCCGCTTTGTCCATGCACTGCCGCAGAACAGCCAGGGCAAGACCACCGATGCCGCGCTGGCCGCGCTGTTCGCCGACACCGAAACGCGCCCGCTGCTGCCTTTCCACGACTGGCCTATGCGCGAAGCCTGTCGGGCGACCGCGGAGCTGTGGATAGGCCCGGACCTGTACCATTTCCAGGGCCATTTTCCGGGACAGCCGATCCTCCCCGGCGTGGCCCAGATCGACTGGGCAATCAGCCTGGCGCGCCAGATGTTCGCGCTGCCGCCGCACCTGGTGCGCATGGAGGCGCTCAAGTTCCAGGCACTGATCCAGCCCGGCACCCGCCTCACC
It includes:
- a CDS encoding AMP-binding protein; the protein is MPETIALDTLLPALANRPLLAWRGAHSVGGPAFLARVGAWHRALDLPAGSTLALVHGDAIEFAAALYAAWLRRLVVLVPGDTLPATVATVAADVAALAGEFGAATTHPQPPTDAEPLPAALPLGLASPLVLQTSGSTGTPLRVPKTLRQLDAEVRTLEACFGHALGSARIAATVSHQHIYGLLFRLLWPLASGRAFEAHAHPYLESVAPLLGEGATALVSSPAHLKRLPAGIDWHPGGRTLSALFSSGGPLDAPAAQALQAATGVLPIEVWGSTETGGIGWRQQASSDTPFAPLPGVSLSADEHGALVLRSPHLASEDWQRLADRGDLDPDGRVRLRGRDDRIVKIGEKRVSLSAIERAAAGGPWLNEVRLVALPGDRLQLGLVGVPNAAAREVLLKAGRRALADALRAGLAAHCERVALPRRFRFVHALPQNSQGKTTDAALAALFADTETRPLLPFHDWPMREACRATAELWIGPDLYHFQGHFPGQPILPGVAQIDWAISLARQMFALPPHLVRMEALKFQALIQPGTRLTLDLEWKPDRQQLEFRAHSAAGAHASARLVFDSACSGAEVRRET